A DNA window from Stenotrophomonas sp. 57 contains the following coding sequences:
- the glyA gene encoding serine hydroxymethyltransferase translates to MFPRDVRIETYDPELAKAIAAETQRQEDHVELIASENYTSPAVMEAQGSQLTNKYAEGYPGKRYYGGCEYVDIAEQLAIDRLKQLFGADYANVQPHSGSQANQAVYFALLQPGDTILGMSLAHGGHLTHGAKVNASGKLFNAVQYGVNDQGLIDYDEVERLALEHKPKMVVAGFSAYSQVIDWARFRAIADKVGAYLFVDMAHVAGLVAAGVYPSPLEHAHVVTSTTHKTLRGPRGGIIVAKGADEDLVKKLQSIVFPGIQGGPLMHVIAGKAVAFKEALEPGFKAYQQQVVKNAQAMANTLIARGYKIVSGGTQNHLMLVDMIGKDVSGKDAEAALGKAHITVNKNSVPNDPRSPFVTSGLRLGTPAVTTRGYVEQDCVDLANWIADVLDAPNDDAVIARVRDAVSAQCRKYPVYG, encoded by the coding sequence ATGTTCCCGCGTGACGTCCGCATCGAAACCTACGATCCCGAACTGGCCAAGGCCATCGCCGCCGAAACCCAGCGTCAGGAAGACCACGTCGAGCTGATCGCCAGCGAGAACTACACCAGCCCGGCGGTGATGGAAGCCCAGGGCAGCCAGCTGACCAACAAGTACGCCGAAGGCTACCCGGGCAAGCGCTATTACGGCGGCTGCGAATACGTGGACATCGCTGAGCAGCTGGCGATCGACCGCCTGAAGCAGCTGTTCGGGGCCGACTACGCCAACGTGCAGCCGCACAGCGGTTCGCAGGCCAACCAGGCCGTGTACTTCGCGCTGCTGCAGCCAGGTGACACCATCCTCGGCATGAGCCTGGCCCACGGCGGCCACCTCACCCACGGTGCCAAGGTCAATGCCTCCGGCAAGCTGTTCAACGCCGTGCAGTACGGCGTGAACGACCAGGGCCTGATCGATTACGACGAAGTCGAGCGCCTGGCCCTGGAGCACAAGCCGAAGATGGTCGTGGCTGGTTTCTCGGCGTACTCGCAGGTGATCGACTGGGCGCGCTTCCGCGCCATCGCCGACAAGGTCGGTGCCTACCTGTTCGTGGACATGGCCCACGTGGCCGGCCTGGTCGCCGCCGGCGTCTACCCGAGCCCGCTGGAACACGCCCACGTGGTGACCTCCACCACCCACAAGACACTGCGCGGCCCGCGCGGCGGCATCATCGTCGCCAAGGGTGCCGACGAAGACCTGGTCAAGAAGCTGCAGTCGATCGTGTTCCCGGGCATCCAGGGCGGTCCGCTGATGCACGTCATCGCCGGCAAGGCCGTGGCCTTCAAGGAAGCGCTGGAACCGGGCTTCAAGGCCTACCAGCAGCAGGTGGTGAAGAACGCCCAGGCGATGGCCAACACGCTCATCGCGCGCGGCTACAAGATCGTCTCCGGTGGTACCCAGAACCACCTGATGCTGGTCGACATGATCGGCAAGGACGTGTCCGGCAAGGACGCGGAAGCTGCGCTGGGCAAGGCGCACATCACCGTCAACAAGAACTCGGTGCCGAACGACCCGCGTTCGCCGTTCGTGACCTCGGGCCTGCGCCTGGGCACCCCGGCGGTGACCACCCGTGGTTACGTTGAACAGGACTGCGTGGACCTGGCCAACTGGATCGCCGATGTGCTCGACGCGCCGAACGATGACGCCGTGATCGCCCGCGTGCGTGATGCCGTCAGCGCGCAGTGCCGCAAGTACCCGGTCTACGGCTGA
- the ribD gene encoding bifunctional diaminohydroxyphosphoribosylaminopyrimidine deaminase/5-amino-6-(5-phosphoribosylamino)uracil reductase RibD, translated as MTTPFSILDHLHMANALRLAERAAYTTRPNPMVGCVIAHGERVVGQGWHQRAGGPHAEVFALREAGSEARGATAYVTLEPCAHYGRTPPCALALIEAGVSRVVAAMRDPFPKVDGGGFDLLRNAGIVVEEGLMAAQARALNKGYLSRLERHRPWLRVKLAASLDGRTAMADGSSKWITGPAAREDVQHWRARAGAILTGADTVLTDDPMLTVRLADTDVMPPLRVVLDSRLRSLECSRVREGGAPTLYLHDAAVSTPDAADAEFASVPVSGGRLDLGAVLALLAERGINEVHTEAGATLAGALLRGGWVDELLLYQAPTLLGDSGRPLLAGLGIEVMDQQRRLRVVDQRQVGEDIRLLLRV; from the coding sequence ATGACCACCCCGTTCTCCATCCTCGACCACCTGCACATGGCCAACGCACTGCGCCTGGCCGAGCGCGCCGCCTACACCACCCGCCCGAACCCGATGGTCGGCTGTGTCATCGCCCATGGCGAACGCGTGGTCGGGCAGGGCTGGCACCAGCGCGCCGGTGGCCCGCATGCCGAGGTGTTCGCCCTGCGCGAGGCCGGCAGCGAAGCACGTGGGGCCACCGCCTACGTCACCCTGGAACCCTGCGCGCACTATGGGCGCACACCACCCTGCGCGCTGGCGCTGATCGAAGCGGGCGTGTCGCGCGTGGTTGCGGCGATGCGCGATCCGTTCCCGAAGGTCGATGGCGGTGGCTTCGATCTGCTGCGCAACGCCGGCATCGTTGTCGAGGAAGGGCTGATGGCTGCGCAGGCGCGCGCGCTCAACAAGGGTTACCTGTCGCGCCTGGAGCGCCACCGCCCGTGGCTGCGGGTGAAGCTGGCCGCCAGCCTGGATGGCCGCACCGCGATGGCCGATGGCAGCTCCAAATGGATTACCGGCCCGGCCGCGCGCGAGGATGTGCAGCACTGGCGTGCCCGCGCCGGCGCGATCCTGACCGGCGCCGACACCGTCCTCACCGACGACCCGATGCTGACTGTACGCCTGGCCGATACCGACGTGATGCCGCCGTTGCGCGTGGTGCTGGATTCGCGCCTGCGCTCGCTGGAGTGCAGCCGTGTACGCGAGGGCGGGGCGCCGACGTTGTACCTGCATGACGCAGCAGTAAGCACACCGGATGCGGCCGACGCCGAATTTGCCAGCGTGCCTGTCAGTGGCGGCAGGTTGGATCTGGGTGCGGTGCTGGCCCTGCTGGCCGAACGCGGCATCAACGAAGTGCATACCGAAGCCGGCGCGACGCTGGCCGGTGCATTGCTGCGCGGTGGCTGGGTGGACGAGCTGCTGCTGTATCAGGCGCCCACGCTGCTGGGCGACAGCGGCCGTCCGCTGTTGGCCGGCCTCGGCATCGAAGTGATGGACCAGCAGCGCCGCCTGCGTGTGGTTGATCAGCGGCAGGTGGGCGAAGACATCAGGTTGCTGCTGCGGGTATAA
- the nrdR gene encoding transcriptional regulator NrdR yields the protein MHCPFCQHADTRVIDSRVSEDGATIRRRRECEACGERFSTMETVELKLPAIVKSDGTREAFDQRKVRAGFDRALQKRAVAEDKIEAAVRAVVHQLRISGEREVPSIKVGEFVMNELRKLDHVGYVRFASVYRSFEDVADFREEIEKLERDLPSSTEQLQLLGDVIALTKKKKG from the coding sequence ATGCATTGCCCCTTCTGCCAACATGCCGATACCCGGGTCATCGACTCGCGCGTCTCTGAAGACGGCGCGACGATTCGCCGTCGGCGTGAATGCGAAGCGTGCGGCGAGCGTTTCAGCACCATGGAAACGGTCGAGCTGAAGCTGCCGGCCATCGTCAAGAGTGATGGCACCCGCGAAGCCTTCGACCAGCGCAAGGTGCGCGCCGGCTTCGATCGCGCGCTGCAGAAGCGCGCGGTGGCCGAAGACAAGATTGAAGCGGCGGTGCGTGCGGTGGTGCATCAGCTGCGCATCAGCGGCGAGCGCGAAGTGCCTTCGATCAAGGTTGGCGAGTTCGTGATGAATGAACTGCGCAAGCTCGATCATGTCGGGTATGTGCGGTTTGCGTCGGTGTATCGCAGCTTCGAGGACGTGGCTGATTTCCGCGAGGAGATCGAGAAGCTGGAACGTGACCTGCCGTCCAGCACCGAACAGCTGCAGCTGCTGGGCGACGTGATCGCCCTGACCAAGAAGAAGAAGGGCTGA
- a CDS encoding autotransporter-associated beta strand repeat-containing protein, which produces MNRLYRLVFNHALKTVQVVSEIVTGSRPGRSPSPAHAPSLSLRLLVPALALACSATAQAAAPAGWNKWGVGNSIIWFQASNWSGGVPTATSAAAYIDGFSRVESPGAVSNHLHVGYEGTGTLDVINGGTLTSSTIFMATQAGSTGQANIDGADSFWRSNTTIGVGHAGTGRVTITGGGALDIRTDSYIGATPTGNGTVYATGDDSRFLTGGNLFVGNEGVGLVSMQAGADMTSGSAYVGNTATGNGTVEITGAGSTWVNSGSLAIGSNGTGTVKVLDGGSVTAGTFIALGRLPAGAARSSGTLIVDGPGSQFTGSTQMVVGGSGDGTVQISNGGRMDIAGSVVIAEQVGSTGTVSVSGTGSEWHSTYLRVGANGDAQFNVANGATARVDTAIDVGLTASSKGVLTIGNNAVLSVGDGTSGRITPGQGDSSLVMDGGTLQGNGTLQVSTKVDLQGSGTIASDSAVDVWGTVSGTGLLTKTGTGTLSMNSNNTHSGGMHIQGGRLVLGSASAAGTGALTMADATSLAFGLNTLAVGNAIRLDGTVNVDLTAGQSALLSGAIDDSSAHGRLVKTGTGRLTLSAANSYSGGTQVDAGTLAVATTGAAGTGEVRLANGTTLAFAGSAVALGNAVVLDGSSTVDVALGTGRLTGVVVDGNGIGTLVKTGSGVLALEAANTHSGGVQVQAGGLMLGNDTAAGSGQLSLANGTTLGVTRAGLDVANAISLQGSGNVLLDNGRDARLSGVISDSASSGRLVKSGTGMLTLAGSNTYSGGTTISNGMLKIEREDALGSGAVQIGNGASLGLAGNTRGVANDISLAGTAGVVVWPGSATLDGVISDGGSRGTLVKSGAGTLVLSAANRFTGGVQVDMGTLALGNAAAAGSGTLTMNDYTTLAFNGSGLNIANTLLLGDRVTVRTDDATQLSGSIGDATGNGRLVKTGTGTLTLSGTSTYSGGTQLDAGTLAVNGSNALGSGAVQLADGTTLTLVGSDVVLGNALALEGEGTIDVASGSATINGVIRDGERSGGIIMMSLAVSPLAAPAPASGTLVKTGAGELVLGADSSYSGGTRIEAGRLRLQDRAAIVGNIAIAAGAGLDVARSADSRFSGVLSGAGEVRKLDAGQLWLTSDSHAFSGQTLIERGSLFVQGALGGATTLGAATLLGGTGTLQDVSLLDGASLAPGLEGGIGTLNISGNLAFSQSARFNVDVAADGSSDRVRVGGTAILGNAGTVALARGSDWSPRTRYTLLTADQAVQGVFAGVTSNFAFLTPSLEYDANNVYLTLARNDIALPDVEEAFPDVKVNRNQKAVATSVEAMGTGNAVYDAVVRLEVDQVVPAFDSLSGEIHAAHRGTLLQNRFLHDGVDRHLDGTVMAGEIAPGVRAWIAGSGGQRRTDASSENAGLRASQHGVMAGAGWQLGESLELGVAAGQQQLVSRLAQRDARSETDNTEYGLYAQYRWQGLSLRGGVSRADYRTDSTRTAQVGTTLSEGLVSREDATGTTAFLRAGWSFGGPRLQLTPELELAQVRLSSDGSQEHGGHSALQLESSSATYRTGLAALRVDWDISGGQRDRAALTARVGWQAAGGDRLPQVDARFVEGTQGFAINAAPLARRSALAQFGVAVSPTDNSRVALQMQGRRGDGQRDVGAQLDWSVAF; this is translated from the coding sequence GTGAACCGTCTGTATCGCCTGGTCTTCAACCACGCCCTGAAGACCGTGCAGGTCGTCTCTGAAATCGTCACTGGCAGCCGTCCTGGCCGTTCCCCCTCCCCCGCCCATGCGCCTTCGCTGTCACTGCGGCTGCTGGTGCCGGCGCTGGCTCTGGCGTGTTCAGCCACAGCCCAGGCCGCCGCACCGGCAGGCTGGAACAAGTGGGGCGTGGGCAACTCGATCATCTGGTTCCAGGCCAGCAACTGGTCCGGCGGCGTGCCCACGGCAACGTCCGCGGCGGCCTACATCGATGGCTTCTCGCGCGTGGAATCCCCCGGCGCCGTCAGCAACCATCTGCACGTGGGCTACGAAGGCACCGGCACGCTGGATGTCATCAATGGCGGCACGCTGACGTCGTCCACCATCTTCATGGCGACCCAGGCAGGTTCAACCGGCCAGGCCAACATCGACGGCGCTGATTCGTTCTGGCGCAGCAACACCACCATCGGCGTGGGCCATGCGGGTACCGGACGCGTGACCATCACCGGCGGCGGGGCGCTGGACATCCGTACCGACAGCTACATCGGCGCCACCCCGACCGGCAACGGCACGGTCTATGCCACCGGCGATGACTCGCGCTTCCTGACCGGCGGCAACCTGTTCGTCGGCAACGAGGGGGTGGGCCTGGTCAGCATGCAGGCGGGCGCGGACATGACCAGCGGCAGCGCCTATGTCGGCAACACGGCCACCGGCAACGGCACGGTCGAAATCACCGGTGCGGGCAGCACCTGGGTCAACAGCGGCAGCCTGGCGATTGGCAGCAACGGCACCGGCACGGTGAAGGTCCTGGATGGCGGCAGCGTAACCGCTGGCACGTTCATCGCGCTGGGCCGCCTTCCGGCCGGGGCTGCACGCAGCAGTGGCACACTGATCGTGGATGGCCCCGGTTCGCAATTCACCGGCAGCACCCAGATGGTCGTCGGCGGCTCCGGCGACGGCACGGTGCAGATCAGCAACGGCGGCCGGATGGACATCGCAGGCTCGGTGGTGATCGCCGAGCAGGTCGGCAGCACCGGCACCGTGTCGGTGAGCGGCACCGGCAGCGAATGGCACAGCACCTACCTGCGCGTGGGCGCCAACGGTGATGCGCAGTTCAACGTGGCCAATGGCGCGACGGCACGCGTGGACACCGCCATCGACGTCGGCCTGACCGCCAGCAGCAAGGGCGTGCTGACGATCGGCAACAATGCGGTGCTGAGCGTTGGCGACGGCACAAGCGGCCGCATCACTCCCGGCCAGGGCGATTCCTCGCTGGTGATGGACGGCGGCACCCTGCAGGGCAATGGCACGCTGCAGGTCAGCACCAAGGTGGACCTGCAGGGCAGCGGCACGATCGCCTCGGACAGTGCGGTGGACGTCTGGGGCACGGTGTCGGGCACCGGTCTGTTGACCAAGACCGGAACCGGTACGCTGTCGATGAACAGCAACAACACCCATAGCGGAGGCATGCACATCCAGGGCGGCCGCCTGGTCCTGGGCAGTGCCTCGGCCGCCGGCACCGGCGCGCTGACGATGGCCGATGCCACCTCGCTGGCGTTCGGCCTGAACACCCTGGCCGTTGGCAATGCGATCCGCCTGGACGGCACGGTGAACGTCGACCTGACCGCGGGCCAGTCCGCACTGCTGTCCGGCGCGATCGACGACAGCAGCGCCCACGGGCGCCTGGTCAAGACCGGCACCGGCCGTCTGACCCTGTCGGCCGCCAACAGCTACAGCGGCGGCACCCAGGTCGATGCAGGCACCCTGGCGGTCGCCACCACCGGCGCGGCAGGCACCGGCGAGGTGCGCCTGGCCAATGGCACCACCCTGGCCTTCGCCGGCAGCGCCGTTGCCTTGGGCAACGCCGTGGTGCTCGATGGCAGCAGCACCGTCGACGTAGCCCTCGGTACGGGACGGCTGACTGGCGTCGTGGTCGATGGCAACGGCATCGGTACGCTGGTCAAGACCGGCTCCGGCGTCCTGGCACTGGAAGCGGCCAACACCCATTCCGGTGGCGTGCAGGTGCAGGCCGGCGGCCTGATGCTGGGCAATGACACCGCCGCAGGCAGCGGCCAGCTCTCACTGGCCAACGGCACGACGCTGGGGGTTACCCGCGCAGGCCTGGATGTGGCCAATGCAATCAGCCTGCAGGGCAGCGGCAACGTGCTGCTGGACAACGGCCGCGACGCCCGCCTTTCCGGCGTCATCAGCGACAGCGCCAGCAGCGGCCGCCTGGTCAAGTCGGGCACCGGCATGCTGACCCTGGCCGGCAGCAACACCTACAGCGGTGGCACGACCATCAGCAACGGCATGCTGAAGATCGAGCGCGAAGATGCGCTGGGCAGCGGCGCGGTGCAGATCGGCAACGGTGCTTCGCTGGGCCTGGCCGGCAACACGCGGGGGGTCGCCAATGACATTTCCCTGGCCGGCACTGCCGGCGTGGTGGTCTGGCCGGGCAGCGCCACGCTGGACGGCGTGATCAGCGATGGTGGCAGCCGTGGCACGCTGGTGAAGAGTGGCGCAGGCACCCTGGTGCTGTCTGCAGCGAACCGCTTCACCGGCGGCGTGCAGGTGGACATGGGCACGCTGGCGCTGGGCAACGCTGCAGCAGCCGGCAGCGGTACGCTGACGATGAACGACTACACCACGCTTGCCTTCAACGGCAGCGGGTTGAACATCGCCAATACCCTGCTGCTTGGTGACCGCGTAACGGTGCGCACGGACGATGCCACGCAGCTGTCGGGCAGCATCGGCGATGCAACCGGCAACGGACGCCTGGTCAAGACCGGCACGGGCACCCTCACCCTGTCCGGTACCAGCACCTACAGCGGTGGCACCCAGCTGGATGCCGGCACGCTCGCGGTGAACGGTAGCAACGCCCTGGGCAGCGGCGCGGTGCAGCTGGCCGATGGCACGACCCTCACCCTGGTGGGCAGCGATGTCGTGCTGGGCAATGCGCTCGCACTGGAAGGCGAAGGCACCATCGACGTGGCCAGTGGCAGTGCCACCATCAACGGCGTGATCCGCGACGGCGAGCGCAGTGGCGGCATCATCATGATGTCGCTGGCTGTTTCGCCGCTGGCAGCGCCTGCCCCGGCGTCGGGCACGCTGGTCAAGACCGGTGCCGGCGAACTGGTGCTGGGCGCCGACAGCAGCTACAGCGGCGGCACCCGCATCGAGGCCGGCAGGCTGCGTCTGCAGGACCGTGCGGCGATCGTCGGTAACATCGCCATCGCCGCTGGTGCCGGCCTGGACGTGGCGCGCTCGGCGGACAGCCGCTTCAGCGGCGTGCTGTCCGGCGCCGGTGAAGTGCGCAAACTCGATGCCGGCCAGCTGTGGCTGACCAGCGACAGCCATGCGTTCAGTGGCCAGACCCTGATCGAGCGTGGCAGCCTGTTCGTGCAGGGCGCACTGGGCGGCGCCACCACCCTGGGGGCAGCCACCCTGCTGGGCGGCACCGGCACGCTGCAGGACGTGAGCCTGCTCGATGGCGCCAGCCTGGCCCCGGGCCTGGAAGGCGGCATCGGTACGCTGAACATTTCGGGCAACCTCGCGTTCAGCCAGAGCGCGCGCTTCAACGTGGACGTTGCCGCCGATGGCAGCAGCGACCGGGTGCGCGTGGGCGGTACCGCCATCCTGGGCAACGCCGGCACCGTGGCGCTGGCACGCGGCAGTGACTGGTCGCCGCGCACCCGCTACACCCTGCTGACGGCCGACCAGGCTGTGCAGGGCGTGTTTGCCGGCGTCACCAGCAACTTCGCCTTCCTGACCCCGAGCCTGGAATACGACGCCAACAACGTCTACCTGACCCTGGCCCGCAACGACATCGCCCTGCCGGACGTCGAAGAAGCGTTCCCCGACGTGAAGGTCAACCGCAACCAGAAGGCCGTCGCCACCAGCGTCGAAGCGATGGGCACCGGCAACGCGGTGTACGACGCCGTGGTGCGGCTGGAGGTCGACCAGGTGGTTCCGGCCTTCGACAGCCTGAGTGGCGAGATCCATGCCGCCCACCGCGGCACGCTGCTGCAGAACCGGTTCCTGCACGATGGCGTCGACCGCCACCTGGACGGCACGGTGATGGCCGGCGAGATCGCACCGGGCGTGCGCGCCTGGATTGCCGGCAGCGGCGGCCAGCGCCGTACCGATGCCAGCAGCGAAAATGCCGGCCTGCGCGCCTCGCAGCACGGCGTGATGGCCGGTGCCGGCTGGCAGCTGGGTGAGTCGCTGGAGCTGGGCGTGGCCGCGGGCCAGCAACAGCTGGTCAGCCGCCTGGCCCAGCGCGATGCGCGCAGTGAAACCGACAACACCGAGTACGGCCTGTATGCGCAGTACCGCTGGCAGGGCCTGAGCCTGCGCGGCGGCGTCAGCCGTGCCGACTACCGCACCGACAGCACCCGCACCGCCCAGGTCGGGACCACGCTCAGCGAAGGTCTTGTGTCCCGCGAAGATGCCACCGGCACCACCGCGTTCCTGCGGGCCGGCTGGAGCTTCGGCGGCCCGCGCCTGCAGCTGACCCCCGAACTGGAACTGGCCCAGGTGCGCCTGAGCAGTGACGGCAGCCAGGAACACGGCGGCCACAGCGCCCTGCAGCTGGAGAGCAGCAGCGCGACCTATCGCACCGGTCTGGCGGCACTGCGTGTGGACTGGGACATCAGCGGTGGCCAGCGTGACCGTGCGGCGCTGACCGCCCGCGTGGGTTGGCAGGCAGCCGGCGGTGATCGCCTGCCGCAGGTCGACGCGCGCTTCGTGGAAGGTACCCAGGGCTTTGCGATCAACGCTGCGCCACTGGCCCGCCGCAGCGCCCTGGCGCAGTTCGGCGTGGCGGTGAGCCCGACCGACAACAGCCGCGTGGCACTGCAGATGCAGGGCCGCCGTGGTGATGGCCAGCGTGATGTGGGTGCGCAGCTGGACTGGTCGGTGGCGTTCTAA